The Liolophura sinensis isolate JHLJ2023 chromosome 8, CUHK_Ljap_v2, whole genome shotgun sequence sequence TCTTTATTTGGGACATCATTATGCAGTGataataaataccaaaaggtagtcccatatacacaccatacaaaaatattttcaaaaacccTTTTCTCCTAAAAGAgaaattgaacaaaatatggtggaaaaaatcatatttgcaaataagttttgtcactctttcatctgatttcgcatcattattatgttttgttCTTTAAAGAGGTCACTTTTTTACTTTATAATATTACCTAGCACATAAGATCAGAAGATAACAGTAGATACTTGGACCACTGATGGCCTGAAAATAGACAACACAGTGAATGTGATTGGACAACTCAACCTAAAAGTTGTCAACTGAGGGAATGTGATTGGACAACTCAACCTGAAAGTTGTCAACAGAGGGAATGTGATTGGACCATTGGCAGTCATACAACACAGTGGGCATACATTGTGATAtaaattttcagtgtttttctaGATCTGATAatatacattgtgtttttttctgaatgttCAGATCATATaccatgttcatgtacatatgttttctGGCTGTCAATGATCCACTGTTTCTCTATATGTGGACCTCCAATCTTGTTTTATTATGTCAGAATGGCTCATATATTTCTCAGTCTTTGTCAGTGGTTTTTCTTCATTATTCCACTGTCCATGGCCTAATATCAACAATACATTATACTATTTTTCCGGCTACCTGTGTTCTGGTGCTTGTAATTTCCAGGCTATAGACTGCATAGTTTCTATTTCAAAGACAGTCAGTGTCTTGAAGTACATCTGCATTTAGTTGTTGTCTATTTCCAGGCTGCCAATGGACTGATTATTTCTACATTTAGTTGTTGTCTGTTTCCAGGCTGCCAATGGCCTGATCATGTCTGTATTCAGTTGGTGTCTATTTTCAGGTTGCCAATGGACTGATCATTTCTACATTTAGTTGTTGTCTATTTCCAGGCTGTCAATGGCCTGATCATGTCTATATTCAGTTGGTGTCTATTTTCAGGTTTCCAATGGACTGATCATTTCTACATTTAGTTGTTGTCTGTTTCCAGGCTGCCAATGGCCTGATCATGTCTGTATTCAGTTGGTGTCTATTTTCAGGTTGCCAATGGACTGATCATACCTACATTCAGTTGTTGTCTATTTCCAGGCTGTCAATGGCCTGATCATGTCTGTATTCAGTTGGTGTCTATTTTCAGGTTACCAATGGACTGATCATTTCTACATTTAGTTGTTGTCTGTTTCCAGGCTGCCAATGGTCTGATCATTTCTACATTTAGTTGGTGTCTATTTTCAGGTTGCCAATGGCCTGATCATACCTACATTTAGTTGTTGTCTATTTCCAGGCTGCCAATGGTCTGATCATTTCTACATTTAGTTGGTGTCTATTTTCAGGTTGCCAATGGCCTGATCATACCTACATTCAGTTTTTGTCTATTTCCAGGCTGCCAATGGCCTGATTATGCCTACATTCAGTTTTTGTCTATTTCCAGGCTGTCAGTGGTATGATCATACCTACATTCAGTTTTTGTCTATTTCCAGGCTGCCAATGGCCTGATCATGTCTGCATTCAGTTTTTGTCTATTTCCAGGCTGCCAATGGTCTGATCATGTATGCATTCAGTTTTTGTCTATTTCCAGGCTGCCAATGGTCTGATCATACCTACATTTAGTTGTTGTCTATTTCCAGGCTGCCAATGGCCTGATTATGCCTACATTCAGTTTTTGTCTATTTCCAGGCTGCCAATGGTCTGATCATACCTACATTCAGTTTTTGTCTATTTCCAGGCTGCCAATGGCCTGATTATGCCTACATTCAGTTTTTGTCTATTTTCAGGCTGCCAATGGCCTGATTATGCCTACATTCAGTTTTTGTCTATTTTCAGGCTGCCAATGGTCTGATCATACCTACATTCAGTTTTTGTCTATTTCCAGGCTGCCAATGGCCTGATTATGTCTACATTCAGTTTTTGTCTATTTCCAGGCTGCCAATGGTCTGATCATACCTACATTCAGTTTTTGTCTATTTCCAGGCTGCCAATGGCCTGATTATGCCTACATTCAGTTTTTGTCTATTTTCAGGCTGCCAATGGCCTGATCATGTCAGCCGTGATGAAGCATGCAAGTAACATCACCCGGCTGTTCATCATCTCCTGTGCCATGCTCGTCACTACAGTCTTGTCAGTTCTAGTCTTCCACATAACACTCAATGTCTGGTTTGTTATGGCATTTATATTGGTGCTAACATCTGTTAGTCTCTATCACAGATAAACAGGACAGAAGTAATTTACACAAGGACACTTTATATCATTACAGAGTACAAATACTTTGtttcatgtatctgtacatctgTGGGTCATTATTGGGAAAATCATTCATTTGGGAAGAATTAGCCCTGTTGCATACATATCTTATCATCTGGAGTTTATATACATGGAAATCACTTTTTGGCTTTAATATTAAATGATCTCTTAATTACTGGAGATAAAAGATAGATATGTTTATACTGTGGTTGTAATTGTATATGTTTTCTAGGAGAAAAGCTCCAGAGATTAAAAGGCTTTTGTATGATACTCTGATGGACTCTATATGGACTGGTAGAAGTatggatttttgttttcagaagtcatttttaagtacatgtgtatctgtattTAAAGTAACAATTCTAGTCTGTTTCACActgtatgttatatatactgtattttgcccaaaatatattttaacattatacattttGAGTGTGTTCCATGAAAGAACAGAAATAATGTGCATCATTTATAAACAGATACTAGTCTTATGCATATCGGTATAACAGAATAAGAATGCACAGTTTTGATTTATGCCAGTTTTTCCTAACTTAAATGGAGAGCACATGGTTTATGTTTTGAAAGGTTATATTTGTGAATGAtcatttgtttttagttttcttttggTTAAATGTGCTCTATTTCCTCATGCATTTAGAAACATCTGTTACAAGTACTGTATTttcacctatatacatgtatatactgaaagATTCATTTGCAATAGGGTACAGGGTACAAATGCTTCTGCAGCCTGAAGGTAGTAAGTTTGTGGTTCAAATCCCAAGAGAGTCACATAAAAGgcaattattttgtattttgtattatatGTGTAATGTAAAGAAGTTAAAGCTCTTGTACTCGTCTATTGAAAGATACATATAACTGGAATGGGGTAAAAGATTATGCAAATTTATGCTCAGCACATGTAACCCATTGTTACAGCAACCATAGCCCATTCCCTACACTCACCTGATGCAGATGTATTCAGTAACCTGCCAAAAGTTAATTAATTACCTAAAAATTTGCCTGAAAAATTggatttttagaagcaaataaacgTTGTGtaatgctgaaacttacatttttctggTAGGATATCTTCCCACATTtccaacaaacctcaaaacactaaAATCATTAGAACTCTCAGATTCAGGTTAGATGTGCAAAGACAGTCCTGGTACGTGAAGTTATGTTTGTAACAAGTGACGGGTAGAAATGAAGTGCATCCTGAAGGCAGGAATTTGGCCAGTTTAAGTCTTAATATGGTAACACCATTACAAATACAGCATCATTTACACAGCGTTTACAATATCACACCTGTATTTGTGCTTCATTATAAAACGATGTACCTCATGCACTTCTGACAAACCTACCTTCCCATACAAGTTTTACTCATCGTTTAAGCACAGTGCCATTGAAAGATgccaaatattatttatttattaatttatttttcttcttgttctATTGCAAGAAATCCACATCATTGATTCCTGCTTTACTCTTTGTTCCTGTTAAGTTATGCCTTTCCTGTTTTAACTCTGTACAGTGTTAATGATATGGCATGTTACAGCAAGTGAAGTAATCaccttacatgtactattaCTGTGAAAAGCCTCCATTGCATAGATGCTGATTTAACACTGTTTTGGAGGTCGGTGCAACCAGCATGCCAGCCCAACCACAATGACCCAGGCGCCTGTCACTAATgggattgctgtgagttcaaatccagctcattctggcttcctctccggccatacccgttcgtgggaaggtctttcagcaacctgtggatgcttgtgagtttcccccaggctttgcccggtctcctctcactataatgctggccgtattcttaaaagtgaaatattcttgagtacaaatgTGAAAGCATAGACTTTCTGAATGACCTGAAGTGTCTCATGTTTGATATTTCAATAACTTTAGTACAATATTGTTTGCCTTCTTTATTTGGCATTTCTTAACTACAGCAAATAGTTTTGTGTCAAAGTACTGAAAAGTATTTGCTTTTTGGAGTGTATACGAATGACTTTTCCCTTTTTGTATCGGCCCACATGTGTCAACAAGATTTGACAGTATTAGAAAACAATACCCGCATGTAATACATGACATGCAGCTTGGgcataattttattattatttttatttttactttttatagttttatttgttattttaaacTTTGCAGCATTTAATTCGTTTTAGAACACATTCTACATATtggtgttcatttttttataaacttttcCATACTATCAAGATTGTGAGAGACACTTTGAGCCATTACAGACTCATCCATATTTGAAACATGAGCAGTTTTCTTGTATGGTATTTTTCTGAAAGAATAGACCCAATTTAACATTATCATGATTCATTTTCAGTGCCACTGTACAAGAGGCTGTTAAAACCAGCATTCAAGTttaattgtgaaaataaaagataattttGAAACATCGCGTAGGCAGTATTTCTATAGCAATACCAAAATAGctttttcacaaatatgattAACTATCCAactatgtcatatatatatatatatgatagttgtacgtgggaaggtctgacagcaacctgtggatggtcgtgggtttcctcagggctctgcccggtttcctcccaccataatgctggctgccgtcgtataagtgaaatattcttgagtgtgccgtaaaacaccagtcaaataaataaataaataaatatatgatagtAACATGTCtgaatattgtaaattaaacatgtaccggtacttaATTTTTGTGAGGTACATCAATATGTACTCTAGTCATtgtcatattgttttttttcatgtaaagtAGGCATATTTTTATAGCACCAAACTATCTGGAATTTGAGAATAGAAGTGGATATCCTCTAATAAACATGTCCTCTGACATCTCTccatattgtttacatttcttaaaatgtttaaaCGTTTTCCTGttgctgatgtgatgtcaatTAAAACCTTGAATCAACACTTGATTTTTaaacttacattttcatttgtttattgttgCGTTTTTCATATTCTTTTAATTCCTTGAACATGGGAATCTGCATATAGTACTGACTGCCATGACTCCTGTAAGTGTTCCAACCATAGACACCAGCATAGACACCGGCATAGACATAATCTGAGGGGTTTTTTGTAACAATAATATGTAACTccaacatatcagtgtgtagagctCAAGGTGTTAACTGTCACAAAAGGTATTTTTGATTGTCAATACGAGTGATTTTACACAGAGCTGAATACAGGagacaagttaaaagaaacaacaTAGTGAaggttgtttttctttcacccAGGTTTTTCCAAGCATGTATAAATCTGTCTATGCTTGTGTAATGAAAATGTCTTCTTATACCCCTGCCCATATGAAATAAGCCATAGTATTTACTATGCAGTAATTCTAGTTAATATGTTTCCTTGTATGAATCTTATGTGCAAAGATTTACCATTATTATGAACGATTTTCATAATTCTGCAAACTAAACCTGTATAAAACAGGTGTCTATTAATACCTAACTTTGAACTTTTCAAAATGTGACGAATGCTCGAAGGACTGACAGAAATAGTAGTCAGGGAAATTACCAATTGAACTTTGCAGCATAACGCATGCGTCTTGTCTCCTCACAtcgcatttaaaaaaaacatgtcccATTTAATTTAGTTAAATGAActgaaagtgtgttgtctgaatAAGGCTAGAATGTGTTTTGCTTTCGTGGCAGATTGTTGCGTTAATTTTAGtgcaaacattttattaaatcaacataaagattgtattaggcTAACACAGTACAATGTTGAGTgtaacagtattatgttatgataacagaGCAATCCTATAAGGTTTGTCAGATGACGTCTGGCAAACTCAATATACCGTTAATATGTTGGAAACTAGCAAGAGTGGACAAATGATCTTATATCTCGCAGTTACCTTTACCTTTAGTATCTTCATTCACTCTGGTAAGTAAAGTCTAGTCTAATTATCAAGACTTGAGACATCCTAATACACATTcgtatacaacaaaaaaaacaccgtTGCCATAATGTAAACGAAAGATTTGTGCATAAGTGTGAACAACGTTTATGAATGCGTGTGGATTGTTTCCCAGATGTCCCCGTATTGCCACAGACCAACATAATTCTGGATCTCTAGCTCAGAGTACGTCAAGAGCAGACAACTCATGGAAGAGACCGTAAAGCCCTGGCTCCAGGGTGACGGATCTATACGGAGGCTGGTCCCTACCTTTCTTCTCCAGTTTGCACAAAACTCTTTAACGGACTGAAGAATTTTCTTGAAGAAACGTACCTCGTCTTGAAAGTCTTCGCCGCTGTGGTCAATGATTGAGTCGAGCTTTGCTGAAAAGTGAGCGTAGAGGACGTAATCAAATCGTGATATACGCTCATGGCGTATTTTGTCGGCTGCGTTGAGATGCCCTCTTGGATAGAGGTGGTTGACGTTACGTGGAATGTAGATAATGTCCTCAAGATTCCAGCATAACAGTCGCTTCATTAAAACCAGCGACTCGTCCATTCTTTCCATAATCAGtattaatttgaaatctttatCCAACTGAAATAGTCTGTCCTTAAATCCTTTCATCGAATCGGCTGTATCGTTGGCAGTTGGCAGTATGGACAACCATTCGGAAACCGGATTTGACAATATTTTGGTTGCGTGCTTTTCTGGATGTTTCAAGAACTTTCGCACTATATCGGTTTCTGGAGACTGTTGCAAGTTGAGGTAGGCTAAGTGATAATAGTAGAGGTAACTCCTAAGATGAGAACCGGGTTCCCTGATGATGGCGATACGGgatgtgtcattgtgtgtaaACCTGAGCATGTCGCTTCTGTTGTATCGAATGTGATTGCAGAGAATATCAAACGGTTGACCTGCATGATTTGGGAATATATCATCTCTGTCGATAATCCTACTTTTACTAAGCCAGTTGTCGCGTTTTGGCAGCATAAACTTTACGTCTCTCGATAGTCCAAACCGGAAGAAAATATTCTGTAAAGTGGTACTTCCAGATTTCGGCACCTTCATGAAGACAACATGACGGTCACCACGGCACGACTTCTGCGTGGGTGTGTAGTACTGTATCACATTTCTGGGTAGAGGGCAAAATTCCGTTAAATATTTTAGTAATAAACTGCTTAGAAGAAAGCTGGATAAAATTCCAGTACAAAGAAGAATGAACTGTCGATGAGCCTGactgaaacaagaaaaagataaaaaccGATCAAAGGTCTGCATTATTCAAAAATGTGTCGTTTAACTTAAATATAACTTAAACACTGTCACAGTGATATGCAAAGGTATATGAAACAAGTAATATACGTGGACGTACTACAGGTGAATAATCTCGCGATGCAATGGTAATCTTTTTCGCTGATAAAATACTTCTGGCCCATGCAAGATGTATATAGTTTTGTTCATCCCTGTCTTTGCTATGGCGATCAGGGCCCGGtcgttcaaaactggtttaagacttaataccagatctAACATAAATTcgagttttcagttttgtacttagcctcAAAACAATAGTGTgccagtatattaaatatgaactaaaactgttgctgttatactttgactttggagaacagTATTGGCTgttgagtttggctaaaattttaagtataaaatatgacttgataccagtattagctaacacactttcgaacaactggtcCCATTGGGCAAAGTATAGTAGCGCAGTATTCTTACATTGCAACAGAAAAATTAGACCCTTGTCATCATTGAGCGGGAAAATGTAGCAAATTATTGATCAAAGTGTTGCTAATGACTGGTGCTCAATCTAGCAGGAACTCTCTCTGAGAGCGTATTAAGGGCTATATATTCATACACAGTAGTAGCACTATACATGATAGATGCATACGCAAAGGGctatatgctacatgtatgaatagcATACATCCTGAATTCGTTTTACCTGATATGATATCGTGACATCCTACAGCTGTAGCCTGGTTGGCCATCCCTCGGGTAGAAACAGTTACTAACCTGCGGTGTAGCCAGTGTTAACAATGAGTATACAGTGGTAGAGAGGCTAGTCTGAGTGAGAAAAAAGGTCAACAGAGCTCGCAAAACCGGCTTGAGTCAACATGAGCACTAAATGCAAAAATAACTGTAAAACAATTAAGATAGTTTGAATGTCTTCCAACAGATGATCCTTTGAAATCCTTCGGTCAATATATGGGCTCGTGGCCGACAATAATATATAGCATGTAAAGCCAGTAGTTTGCAAATATAATTACAGATTGGGTCTGTCAGTAACGTGCGGATCGTCGGAGGTTTCCCCGGGGATCTGCCAGGtgtccaaccaccataatgatggccgccgtcgtataagtgaaataatataagtacggcgtaaaacaccgtattaataaattaataaataattacagattgtatgtgggaaggtctacaatcaacttgcagatggtttccccccggctctgcctggtttcttctcaTTATAATACTGGCTGTCGTCATACGGTGTAAAGCAGTATGAAAGCGATTCACAAACGttacatttcaaataaattcatcttTTAATAGCTACGTAGCAAAAATGGGAAATTTGTGATTAATATGTTTATCCATGGATaagtaatgttttttgttttgggttctttttttctcaaatgCTGTTATTAAAATACTAGGTCTTTTGCTGGCCTAATAATTCATGTATACTGTCTCACGTAGTTCGGGCAGGTAGCCCTTGACCACTCACGTGtacgaatccagctctcgcttaTTCGCGTGTCATCAGAGTGTGTGATTGATCCAACAGGAAGTAGACATTTCGACATAAGAAAGTCGAAATTTGCGTACCGGTATTATTGCATACGATATCTCCGTGTGTCGTCAGAGTGTCAACGACAGGATGTCGAACTTTCGAGAGAAAAACTCCAAATTTAAACACGAGAAAGTCGAAATTTCGACGCAAGAAAGTCGAAATTTCGCACAAAAAGGCGAAATTTTCAGAACGAAAGTGGACATTTCGACATAAGAAAGTCGAAATTTCCAGACAAAAAGTCAAATTTTTTCTTATCGTGACACTAATGAGCTTACGTACATTTGTAAGAGGTGGTTGATAAAATTTAATTGCGAGTTATATGGCGTTCTTTTATAATGTCATTTATTACTGCGTCGTGTCGCATGAGACGCGACAACAAGTACAGCcgcggcctccgtggctcagttggttagcgtgctagcacagcgtaatgacccaggtgtctctcaccaatgcggtcgctgtgagttcaagtccagctcatgctggcttcctctccggccgtacgtgggaaggtctgtcacaacctgcggatggtcgtgggtttcccccgggtttgcccggtttccacccaccattaatgctgatcgccatcgtataagtgaaatattcttgagtacggcgtaaaacaccaatcaaataaataaataaataacaagtacAGCCAGCGTCTTTACGGATGTCTTGGTTGGTGTAGGCAGTGGCGCCATCGCGTGGTTTCCACAGGTGGCCAGTGGATGGATTCCACACGCTCGTCGTCCCAAAATGCACCCATTCTCGATTGAAGGAATTAtgacgccatgacgtcacagcaaGACTGAACATATGCAACCAATGAGTGGGACAACTGTTCGGCCCACAATTTGCAAGTGTGCTGCTTGTGATTGATCAAATTTATGTTCTTGAACGACAGCTCGGAAAggtctatatatatgtagaacGACACGTCAGTGACCGCTACTACACGTCAATCTAGTGGCCAACGGGGAGCGAATGGAACGTACCGATACATTGTGACGTTGCTGTATCCGAAGCGTCCAGGTTTTTGGCGTTTCACGTTACTTCCTGTATGGCCAGAACGTCGTCGGCAAAGACGATGGCCGACTTGTTGGTATGTACACGCTGTTACAGACAGTACCCTATGGTGAGAATTGTCTGGTGCCGCCAAACAACTATTATAGGCAAGTATATATGGCATATAAAGTGACCTTCGGCTCGCTGCATTTCTCACATACTAGATGTGCTTGAGCATTTGCAGTATCATAAGGATTACACTGTGGTATGCATGACCACAAAACTGtccattgtaaatattgtacacattgacaatattaaatatttatttatttatttatttgtttatttatttgattggtgttttacaccatgctcaagaatatttcacttatacaacggcagccagcattgtggtgggaggaaacctgacagagcccgggggaaacccacgaccatccgaaggttgctggggaagaccttccaacgtacggccggagaggaagccagcgtgagctggacttaactcaaAGCAACcacactgatgagaggctcctgggtcattgtggcGTGCGGCCAAGGGGGCCacttattaaatatatacagtgtgtacgTAAACGCAGAACATATATAGTGAGACACAAATATTTAAAGAAGTCAAACGCTTTTACCTAAAGCAACGATTAATAGATCTGAATCACATGTTCCTATAATTATATGCCATATAAACACCCCGTGCCAACCTTCAGTAATATTTACGGCTGTTTTAAGCCAGgtgccgattccacaaagcaagTTTGAAATATTGATTAATATTTGAAGGTCAATTAAATACTCTCTATTGGACAATTAAATAATTAGGATTGTGAACACCAATATAGGAATCATACTAAAGAAAACTGAACGTGTTTTGAACAAGACCAAAACCAGCATTACAAAGAAGTTGACAATTTGGCAATGGTCAGAAATCATTGTATAGCAGCATCCCAGGAAAGTCTTAGTAAGGTTGTTGTGAAAAATAATCGTGTGCCAGTGGTCCAGGAAAGACTGCTGGATATTGTCAGAAACCATGGCGTGTCATCTGCCCAAGTAATTTCGATGGTCGTTGTCAGAATTAAATCATCAACGACCCAAGAAAGTTTAACAGATAAATTATCAGGCGTATATAGAATTCCGGCGtagggctacatgtacatgactgtatATACAATTCCGGCGTAGAGCTACATGAACATGACTGTATATACAATTCCGGcgtagagctacatgtacatgactgtatATACAATTCCGGCTTAGAGCTACATGCACATGACTATATACAATTCCAGcgtagagctacatgtacatgactgtatATAAAATTCCGGCgtacagatacatgcacatgactgTATATACAATTCCGGagtagagttacatgtacatgactgtatATACAATTCGGGCGAATTGCCAGGcgtaaacctacatgtacatgattgtaTATACAATTCCGGCAAATTGCatgccacccccccccccccaaaaaaagcaTGTACATGACTGTATATACAATTCTCAAAGGTACATGCAATATCTGATTTCTACTATAGCTTTATTAgctgtttttctctcttttatgTTTGCCAGGTGGTCTGTATCTATGTACTACGTGTCACCGAATCCTTCACGGCTCAAGGTGCCGATTCCATAGGTATCCCGGCTACTACAAACAAGCCCTTATCTGCAGTTTGTGTTACAACAATCCTGCCGAGCTCGCCTGTCCATTGTGTGCTACAAAATCAGGTATATTTACTCCTACATTGTATATGGCGCCATATAGTCCTTATACTAGACTATGATGATTAGGAGTgacttttctttttcaaaagttTATATCAATTTAAAAGTATTGCAGCATGAAGTAAATTCACATTTGCTTTGCTAACGCATAAGAGTGGTATTGAAATATGAATCCAAATTTACTTTTACTAAAATGCATGTACGTATACTTTCTAAACACCAGTCTGGGGTCAcgaaatttggtatgttccctTTCgttattttacctgaaattaCAAGCTGATTTTCAGTAAATTACCTGGAATggacgttgtcaagcaatatctTGACCTTATTAGAAAAGAAATGGCAATTTTAAAGTATAAGATAGCTTCATGATCCCGTGGCCTGGTGCTTGATTACTGTGAGACAAAGACATGAAGTCAAAGACAAGGTGCATTTATAGGTCTCTACGTACCAGCTGAATACCATGTAGTGTGTAACCTAAGGTTCGGTGAGACTCAAATGTTAACTTCAGTAAGCTCATCCTTGTGCAAAAACTAATTCGACAACAGTTCAAACCACAGTTGACATCACACTTATGTccattcaattatttattcagTATAAATATTAAGGGAACCATTCGATATATATCGGTAAAGGCTCACATCTGTTTCCAAAAATATcccttctacatgtatttgtcttctGAAAATCTACAAAATAGCCATTTGctacaacataaaacagaaacaggggaattttgagttcaaactcttttatcgtaaaggtaaaaatagccccactatatcatgtgacttgCCAATACCGTTTGGCAACGATTATTAATCACATTTACCCCGGAcgtttgaaaaaaaactttgacaaAATCTCATTTAAAATAGACG is a genomic window containing:
- the LOC135473394 gene encoding galactose-3-O-sulfotransferase 4-like, with protein sequence MQTFDRFLSFSCFSQAHRQFILLCTGILSSFLLSSLLLKYLTEFCPLPRNVIQYYTPTQKSCRGDRHVVFMKVPKSGSTTLQNIFFRFGLSRDVKFMLPKRDNWLSKSRIIDRDDIFPNHAGQPFDILCNHIRYNRSDMLRFTHNDTSRIAIIREPGSHLRSYLYYYHLAYLNLQQSPETDIVRKFLKHPEKHATKILSNPVSEWLSILPTANDTADSMKGFKDRLFQLDKDFKLILIMERMDESLVLMKRLLCWNLEDIIYIPRNVNHLYPRGHLNAADKIRHERISRFDYVLYAHFSAKLDSIIDHSGEDFQDEVRFFKKILQSVKEFCANWRRKVGTSLRIDPSPWSQGFTVSSMSCLLLTYSELEIQNYVGLWQYGDIWETIHTHS